TCATTCACTTCCGGTGATAATTCAAAAAGGGGAAATATCAATAAAAGAGTAAGCGGTTACAATTATCTTAACCCAAGTTGCTACCCCGCGCGATTTTCTCCCCTCTCCCGGAGGGAGAGGGGCTTTTTCGTTTCTCACCGCATAGGTGGCAACTTGGGTTATCTTAAGATGCAATTCTTTCTGCTTCGTTACTTTTTCCTAACTCGGTCATACGACAATGTTGCCAGGCGGGGATTGCAGCTTGAGCCAATTCTAGGGACGCAGGAATACCAATATCAAGAAAGAAACCATCATAGATAGTACCGGTGAGGCAACCTTCACGCGCCAACGCCGGAAAAATATCGGTCTCTATGGACAATGGGGTACGA
The Gammaproteobacteria bacterium DNA segment above includes these coding regions:
- a CDS encoding hypothetical protein (Evidence 5 : Unknown function), whose protein sequence is MHLKITQVATYAVRNEKAPLPPGEGRKSRGVATWVKIIVTAYSFIDISPF